The window GGAAATGGTTCAACATCATACTCTGAAAATATTGGTGCAATCGGATTAACAAGAGTTGCTGCTCGTAGAGTTATAAGAGCAGGTGCGATAATAATGATTGTTCTTCCTTTAATTGGAAAACTTTTCGCAGTTTTCGCTTCACTTCCACAACCAGTAGTTGGAGCAATGTATGTTGGTCTATTTGGTTTAATTTCAGCAGTAGGATTAAATAACCTTCAATATGTTAACCTTAATAATTCAAGAAATCTATTTATTTTAGGATTATCTCTCTTTGGAGGTCTATCATTCCCAGCAGCATTCTCATCAATAAGAGATAGTTTTTCTAAAAAACTAGCTGAACAAGGAGCAAGTTTTGGTGTTGTTTTAGGATTAATTATATTTACAATTCTTTCAACTCCAATGGCTGTTTCTGCAATTATAGGTATTTTACTTGATAATCTACTTCCTGGTGCAACAAGAGAAGAGAGAGGATTTGGATATTGGGAGAGAGAAGCTACAGAAGAAGCATGGCAAAAAGCAGAAGCTGAATGGGCAAAGATGAAAGAGGGTGAAGAAAGAAAACTTGCTGGTTTTGAAGCATCTCAACAATAGGGTTAATAAGTTTATAATGGGCAGGGATAATACCCTGCCCTTTTTATTTTTAGGAGGTAAAATTGGATAAAAAAGGTCAAGGGGTATTCACATTTTTTATGATATTTTTTTCAATTCTAACAGTATTTTTTATTTTTACTGCTGGAACAGATAAATCACCATTTAGAAAATTTACCGATAATATTTGGGTAGACATTTTTGCTGCTCTATTGAGTGGCGCTACTGTTCTTTTTATGAGCTTTTATTATTCAATGTTAATTGAAACTAAAGGATTTGAAGAAATAATTAGACTTAATATTAAAAAAATTAAAAAACTTAAAGAAAAAGGATGGAGCGATGAAAATATTGCAAAAGACATATTAAAAGCACTAAATCTAAAGAGAGGTTATAGATATAATTATGCTTACAGAAAACTCATTTATATGTTAGGGAAAATTGATAAAATTAAATTAGTTAAAGATGAAGAATCTTAATTTTTCTCATTATTTAATTGCTGGAATTTTTTTATTTGGAATTGTTTTTTATAATTGGTTAAAGCAAAAGGATTATAAAAAAATTTTATCGAGATTTAATGAAAATGATATTTTATTAAAAACATTTGGAGTTAAATATTTTGGTAAAGAATCGGAGAAAGGTAAACTATTAAATTCTGAGGGTTTCATGATTTTGCTAAAGGATGGTCTCTTTTATATTGGTAGTTTTGATAAAAAAGAGATTTATATTCCAAAAGGCAAAATTTTTTCAATAGCAATAACAGATCACCATAAAGGGGAACTTCTTGAAAAGGAGTGTCTTGCATTTTATTTTGAAAATGAAAATGGAGAAATAGATAGAGCTGCCTTTTCTATTCCACATCCAGAAATTTGGGTTAAAGGGATAAAAGAAAACTTAGTATTAGATAAATTTTTTAATATCAGAAGAGAAATTGTAAGCGAAGAAAATTTATATTAAATTGTTGACAATTAAACGATTAATAATATAATAAAATTGTAAAGGAGAAGAGTATGGAGAAAAAAGAGAGAAGAGAAATTGAGTTTAAAATGGAATTAGATAGAATAGGTAAAGTTGCTCTACTTCTATCAATGTCTTCAGATGAAGAAGAAAATGAGATAAAGAAAAAAATTATTGAGTCTACAAATTACAAAGTTGGAGTGACAAGAGTGGCAGGTTTTGCTTCAGAAATAAGAAGAAAATTTGCACCAGCAATTTTAGGGGCTGCATTAAATTGTAATGTTATTAATAAAACAACACCTGAAGTGCATGCTTTACTTCATGCATCTCTTGAGGCACTAAATTCAATAATTCACAGTGAATCACTTGATTCTTCTCTTTCTTTAAAAGTTTCTGTAGTATCAGACGGAAAATGGATTTGTGTTGGAATTTTTGGTGACTCAGCTTTTTACCCAATAACAAACCATGAAAAAAGCGCATTAGGAATAATGCATATTAAATAAAGAGAGGTTATTTTGATTTTAGTAAATTGTTTAGAAAAAAAATTTAATATTATTAGTATTGGTGATTGTATTGAGGATGGTGAATATCTATTACATTCTTCTTTTAATAACTCTATAAATTTTTATAAAGGAGATAAAATTTTAACTATAGGAAATACTTTTATTGGAAGAGGCCCAACAAATATAATTTCTAATGATATATCAATTTTTAGAAACATTCACTGCATTAATAAAAAAAGGGAATTAATCATTTTTGAAGAGTTTAAATTTGAGATTGATAATTCGAAAATTTATGAATCTAAATTAAAAATTGATGAATTTAATATAGAAAAACTTTATAATAACATAAATCTATTTGAAAATTATGTAAAAATATTTTCTAATGGAAAGGGTCTTTCTCCTTTATTGGGATTCAATTTTTATGAAAATGATGTTTTATCTAATAAATTTATTTTCAAAATTAAAAATGGTATAGAAAAAATTATTAGTGGTAATTTAATAAATGGAATTAATGAAATTAAAGGTGTTGGAATAGGATTAACACCAAGTGGAGATGATTTTATTTATGGATTTCTTGTTGGAATTAATATATTTGAGATAATTCAAAGAAAAAAATTTCAAAATATTAAAAAATTAATTTATGAGACTGCAAAGAGCGATAATTTGATTTCTAATAACTTTTTATATTTTGCGAGCGAAGGAATGTTTTTTGAAAAAACAAAAAATTTGATCATTTCTTTGTTTTTTGGGAACGAGAGTCAATTATTAGAGAGTACTACAAAAATACTCCAGATAGGAGAAACTTCTGGAGTAGATTTTTGTGTGGGTCTAATTTTTGCATTAAAAAAAGGAGGAGAAGATGTATGTAAAAGGTTTAATTAAAAGTGGAGAATATTATGATTCTGTAACCCTTATGCTTGTTTCAAGAGACGCCTCATCACTTCCAGGTATTATTGAAGCAGCTGTTGTTATGGGAACAAAAGAAAATAAATCAATACTTGATGCTTCAGGAATGCTTCTTCCTGAATTTAAAGAAGCAAAAGACTCAGATTTACTTATTGTTGTAAAAGGTGAAAATGAAAAAATTGCTGAAGATGGAGTTAATAAAATAGTTGAAATGCTAAAAAAAAGTAAAGAAAAAGTTTCTCAAGGAGCAGAATTTTTACCAAAAAGCATTGAAGGTGCACTTCAAATTATGCCTGATGCAAATTTATGTTTAATTTCAGTTGCTGGCAGATATGCAGCAGATGTTGCAATGGATGCTCTTAAAAGAGGTCTACATGTTATGATTTTTTCAGACAATGTTCCAAAAGATAAAGCAATAGAGGTTAAAAAATATGGTTTCGAACATGATCTACTTGTTATGGGTCCAGATTGTGGAACTGCAATTATAAATGGTGCTCCACTTGGTTTTGCAAATGTTGTAAATAGAGGGGATATTGGAATAGTATCTGCTGCTGGAACTGGTCTTCAAGAGGTTAGTTGTATTATTTCAAATAATGGTGGAGGAATTTCACAAGGGATTGGAACTGGTGGAATTGATGTTAAAAAGGAGTATGGAGGTTTATCATTTATTAAGGGCATTGAAGCATTAAGAGATGATCCTGAAACAAAAGTTATAGTTCTAGTTTCAAAGCCTCCACATCCTGAAGTGTTAGAGAAAATCGGTAAAATTACAAAAGATATTAAAAAACCAATTGTTGGAATTTTATTAGGGGCAGAACCTGAATTAGTTAAATCAATTGGTGCAATACCTGCTTCAACTCTTGAAGAAGGAGCACTTCTAGCATTGAGTATCTCAAAAGGAATACCAATGGATACATTTAAGAAAAAATTAGATGAAAAAGAAGAAGAAATAAAAAAATTAGCAGAAGAGTTAGCTAAAAGATTAAAACCGGAGCAAAAATATTTTAGAGGTTTCTTCCAAGGAGGAACTCTTACTTATGAAACTCAGTTAATATTAAAAGATTTTATTGGTTATGTAAATTCAAATGCTCCTGTTGATGAGAATTATAGAATAAAAGATTCTTGGATAAGTGAGGGACATACAGTTATAGATTTTGGTGAAGATGAATTTACTGTAGGAAGACCTCATCCAATGATTGATTTTAGTTTAAGAAATAAAAGATTAATAGAAGAGAGTAGTTTAAAAGATGTTGCAATATTTTATCTTGATATAGTTATAGGATATGGTTCAAATCCAAAACCTAAAGAGGATCAGGTACCAGCTCTTAAAGAAGCAATGAAAAAATCAAATGCAATATTTATAATAACTGTTTGCGGAACTGATAAAGACCCTCAAAACAAAAAAGATTTAATTGAAGGACTAAAAGATACAGGAGCAATTGTTTTTGAATCAAATGCTTCTGCTGCAAAATTAGCAGGTTATATTTTAAAGAAAATAGGAGGCTAAAAATGGCAGTAAGTGATTTATTTAAAAAAGAATTAAAGGTTATAAATGTTGGACTTCTCTCTTTTAAAGAGAGTTTAGAGCAAACAGGTTTTAAAGTAATTCAAGTTGATTGGAGTCCTCCTGCAGGAGGAGATGAGGAGGCTCTTGAAGCACTTAAAAAACTTATGAATTTAGGTAAATAGGAGGAATTTATGAATATAAACGAATTTTTAGAATTGATGGGGAAAGCAAAGATTTATGATTTAACTCAACCTTTGAGTGTTCACACACCTCCTTGGCCAAGTTATGTTCCACTTTCAGTTCAATATTTTAAAAGAATAGCTGGAGCTCATATGGGACAAGGAGCTAACGGGCAAATAATAACAATGAGTCACCATGTTGGCACACATATTGATGGTGAAATTCATTTTTATGGACATGGTAGATCTATTGGTGAAGTACCAATTGAAGAGTGGATAGGTCCAGGAGTTGTTGTTGATATTTCTGATGAAGTTGGTGATTATGATCTATATTTTCCAGAAATGTTAGAAAAAAAGGTTGAAATTAGACAAGGTGATATATTGATTATTAACACTGGTTATCATAGATATGCTTGGTATGAACCTGAAGCAGACGAAGTAAGATATTTTGTTAAACATCCAGGACCAGGACCTGGATTTGATGAATGGGCTTTAAAAATGAAATTCAAGTGGATTGGTGTTGATTGTGGAAGTGCAGATCATCCAATGAATACAATAATAAGACAGTGGCATCCAAAAGCTTTTATTGAAGCAGAGAAAAAATTAAGGGAAAAATATGGAAAAAGTTGGGATGAGATGTTTCCTCCTGAAGAATATTATCAAATAATGCATTTAAAACTATTTCCAAAAGGACTTGTTCATGCAGAAAATTTAGGAGGAGATATTGATAAAGTTAAAAATAAAAGAGTTTGGATTGGATGTTTTCCATTAAAAGGGATGGAGTTTGAATCATCTCAATGTAGAATTATTGCAATTGAACCATAATATAAAATTAAAGGAGGTATTAAATGATTGACATTGAAAAAGCAAATCAAGAGGCATTAAAAAGACTTCTTGATGCTCAGCCAGTATGGGTTGATGTACAAAGAGCTATTGATGTAATACCTGGAATGAAAAAGAATATGCTTCTTCATGCAGGTCCACCAATAACTTGGGATAGAATGTGTGGAGCAATGAAAGGAGCTGTAATAGGTGCATTAATTTATGAAGGTTTAGCGAAAAATCCGGAAGAGGCAGAAAATTTAGCTGCATCAGGAGAAATTATTTTTGAACCAAATCATCATCATAGTTCAGTTGCTCCAATGGCTGGAATTATCTCACCTTCTATGCCAGTTATGGTAATTGAAAATGAAGCGTTTGGTAATAGAGCATATTGTAATTTCAGTGAAGGTATTGGTAAGGTTTTAAGAATGGGCGCATATTCAGAAGATGTAATTGCAAGGTTAAAATGGATGGAAAATGTGTTTTTCCCAGTTATGCAAAAAGCAATAAGAAAAGCAGGTAAAATAGAATTAAAACCAATTAATGCTGAAGCTCTCACAATGGGTGATGAACTTCATAATAGAACAAGAGCAGCATCTTACCTTCTTTTTTCAAAACTTGTACCTTATCTTCTTGCAACAATGGAAGATTTAAAGAATACTAATGATTCAATAACATTTATACAACAAAATATACATGCATATCTTCCTTTTATTATGGCAAGTTGTAAAGCAAGTATAGAGCCATGTGAAGGAATTGAAGGAAGCACAATGGTAACAGTTATGTCAAGAAATGGAACTGACTGGGGAATAAGAGTTTCAGGAATGGGTAAAGAATGGTTTACATGTGAATCTCCAGTCCCAGATGTACTACTTTTCCCTGGGTTTAAAAAGGAAGATGTTGGTAGAGATATGGGTGATAGTTCAATTATGGAAACAATTGGAATTGGTGGTCTTGCTATTGCAGCAGCACCTGCAATTATAAAATTTGTTGGTGGTACAACACAACTTGCTATAAAGAAAAATCTTGAAATGTATGAGATAACAATTGGAGAAAATAATACATATCAAATTCCATATTTTGATTTTAGAGGAACTCCTACTGGCATTGATATAAGAAAAGTTGTTGAGAAAAATTTAACTCCATTTATTGATACAGGTGTTGCGCACAAAGATCCTGGTGTGGGGCAAGTAGGAGCAGGTCTTCTTGATGCACCAATGGAGTGCTTCAAGAAGGCACTAATTGCATTTGCAAAGAAATATGCTGGTTAAAATAAAAAAATTTAATAAAAAGGAGGTATTTTATGAACAACGAAAAATTTATTGAAACTTTAAGCAAAGCAAAATTGTTTGATTTAACACAACCATTAAGCATTTTTACACCACCATGGCCTCATGATAAGGCACTTGAGGTTCATTTCTTTAAAAGAGTTACAGGTGCTTATGGAGGAGGTCAAGGAGCAAATGGTCAGATTTTAAATTGGAGTAATACCACTGGAACACATTTAGTTGGAGAAACTGCATATCATTCAGGAGGAAGAGCAATTTCAGACATCCCTCTTAAAGAACTTTCTGGTCCTGGAGTAGTTGTGGATATCTCAGATATGGTTTCTGATTATAGCATTATAACTCCTGAAATGATTACTAAAAAAGTCAATGTTAGAGAAGGTGACATTTTAATAATTTATACTGGTTATAGCAAATATTCATGGGAAAAACCAACCTCTTCTGAATTTGGTTATCTTGTAAGGCATCCAGGTCCAAATATGGAATTCTTTGAATGGGCAATGAAAATGAAACTAAAATGGGTTGGAATAGATGCTGGTTGTATCGAACATCCAATGAATACTCCAATTAGATATTGGCATGCAGGCGAATTTGAAAAAGCAAAAACAAAACTAAGGAAAGAGTGGGGCAAAGAGTGGGATGAGATGTTTCCTCCTGATGAATATTATAAGTTAATGCATATAAAAGTTCCAAAATCTCATCTTGTTTTTATTGAAAGTATTGGTGGAGATGTAGAAAAACTTCTTAACCAGAGAGCCTGGATATTTGCTGGCGTTATTCCTTTTATGGAAACAGAAGCTTCTTGGGCAAGAGTTGCTGCATATCAAGCACCAGAAGAAATGGATAATGAAGAATTTATCAAGATGATGGATGAGATGGAGCAATATGATTTAACAATTCCATTTTCAGTTAGAACTCCACAGTGGTTGAATTATGAACCACTATCAGTTAGATTCTTCAAAAGAGTTGGTCAACAACAATTCGGATTAGGAAGAAACACTTCAATTTGCAACGCAAGTATTCATCTTGCAACACACATGGATGGAGAAAAACATTTTTATCCAGCAGGAAGAACAATAGGCGAAACACCACTTGAAGAGTGGGTTGGGCCAGGAGTTATTGCAGATATTTCAGATATGGTAAGTGATGTTAGTGTTTACACACCAGAAATGATAAAGAAAGTTGTTGATATAAGACCAGGAGACATTCTCATTATTAAGACAGGATGGCATAAATATGGATGGAATTCACCAGATTCAGATGAATTTAAATATATGGTAAGACACCCTGGACCATCTCCTGATTTTGCTCAATGGGCTCTTGATATGAATATAAAATGGATTGGAGTAGATGCTGTGAGTGCAGATCATCCTATGAATACAATTATGAGAATATGGCATCCAAAAACATTTGAAGAGGCAAATAGAAAATTAATAGAACAATTTGGAAAAGATTGGGATCAAATGTATCCTCTAGATGAATTCTACCAAGTAATGCACCTTAAACTCTTCCCAAAACATCTTGTTCATGCTGAAAACCTTGCAGGAGATATTGCTCATCTTCCAAGTGGAAGATATTATCTTGGTTGTTTCTTAGCAAAAGCAATGGAAGCTGAATCAATGTGGGGTAGATTTATAGCTTGGAGAATGAAATAATTAAAAACTTTTTAGGCGGAAGGAAAAATACCTTCCGCCTTTTTTATTTTTAAGAGGAGGAGATATGTCAGGAGTTATCTCACATGAATTTGAATATTTAAAACCAAAAAGCATAGATGAATTAGTTGAAATTTTGTATCAATATAGATCAAAGGCAAGAATTTTATCTGGAGGGACAGATCTTATTGTAAGAATAAAAGATGGT of the Caldisericia bacterium genome contains:
- a CDS encoding DUF1116 domain-containing protein; its protein translation is MIDIEKANQEALKRLLDAQPVWVDVQRAIDVIPGMKKNMLLHAGPPITWDRMCGAMKGAVIGALIYEGLAKNPEEAENLAASGEIIFEPNHHHSSVAPMAGIISPSMPVMVIENEAFGNRAYCNFSEGIGKVLRMGAYSEDVIARLKWMENVFFPVMQKAIRKAGKIELKPINAEALTMGDELHNRTRAASYLLFSKLVPYLLATMEDLKNTNDSITFIQQNIHAYLPFIMASCKASIEPCEGIEGSTMVTVMSRNGTDWGIRVSGMGKEWFTCESPVPDVLLFPGFKKEDVGRDMGDSSIMETIGIGGLAIAAAPAIIKFVGGTTQLAIKKNLEMYEITIGENNTYQIPYFDFRGTPTGIDIRKVVEKNLTPFIDTGVAHKDPGVGQVGAGLLDAPMECFKKALIAFAKKYAG
- a CDS encoding cyclase family protein; amino-acid sequence: MNINEFLELMGKAKIYDLTQPLSVHTPPWPSYVPLSVQYFKRIAGAHMGQGANGQIITMSHHVGTHIDGEIHFYGHGRSIGEVPIEEWIGPGVVVDISDEVGDYDLYFPEMLEKKVEIRQGDILIINTGYHRYAWYEPEADEVRYFVKHPGPGPGFDEWALKMKFKWIGVDCGSADHPMNTIIRQWHPKAFIEAEKKLREKYGKSWDEMFPPEEYYQIMHLKLFPKGLVHAENLGGDIDKVKNKRVWIGCFPLKGMEFESSQCRIIAIEP
- a CDS encoding cyclase family protein encodes the protein MNNEKFIETLSKAKLFDLTQPLSIFTPPWPHDKALEVHFFKRVTGAYGGGQGANGQILNWSNTTGTHLVGETAYHSGGRAISDIPLKELSGPGVVVDISDMVSDYSIITPEMITKKVNVREGDILIIYTGYSKYSWEKPTSSEFGYLVRHPGPNMEFFEWAMKMKLKWVGIDAGCIEHPMNTPIRYWHAGEFEKAKTKLRKEWGKEWDEMFPPDEYYKLMHIKVPKSHLVFIESIGGDVEKLLNQRAWIFAGVIPFMETEASWARVAAYQAPEEMDNEEFIKMMDEMEQYDLTIPFSVRTPQWLNYEPLSVRFFKRVGQQQFGLGRNTSICNASIHLATHMDGEKHFYPAGRTIGETPLEEWVGPGVIADISDMVSDVSVYTPEMIKKVVDIRPGDILIIKTGWHKYGWNSPDSDEFKYMVRHPGPSPDFAQWALDMNIKWIGVDAVSADHPMNTIMRIWHPKTFEEANRKLIEQFGKDWDQMYPLDEFYQVMHLKLFPKHLVHAENLAGDIAHLPSGRYYLGCFLAKAMEAESMWGRFIAWRMK
- the fdrA gene encoding acyl-CoA synthetase FdrA, which encodes MYVKGLIKSGEYYDSVTLMLVSRDASSLPGIIEAAVVMGTKENKSILDASGMLLPEFKEAKDSDLLIVVKGENEKIAEDGVNKIVEMLKKSKEKVSQGAEFLPKSIEGALQIMPDANLCLISVAGRYAADVAMDALKRGLHVMIFSDNVPKDKAIEVKKYGFEHDLLVMGPDCGTAIINGAPLGFANVVNRGDIGIVSAAGTGLQEVSCIISNNGGGISQGIGTGGIDVKKEYGGLSFIKGIEALRDDPETKVIVLVSKPPHPEVLEKIGKITKDIKKPIVGILLGAEPELVKSIGAIPASTLEEGALLALSISKGIPMDTFKKKLDEKEEEIKKLAEELAKRLKPEQKYFRGFFQGGTLTYETQLILKDFIGYVNSNAPVDENYRIKDSWISEGHTVIDFGEDEFTVGRPHPMIDFSLRNKRLIEESSLKDVAIFYLDIVIGYGSNPKPKEDQVPALKEAMKKSNAIFIITVCGTDKDPQNKKDLIEGLKDTGAIVFESNASAAKLAGYILKKIGG
- a CDS encoding HutP family protein, whose protein sequence is MEKKERREIEFKMELDRIGKVALLLSMSSDEEENEIKKKIIESTNYKVGVTRVAGFASEIRRKFAPAILGAALNCNVINKTTPEVHALLHASLEALNSIIHSESLDSSLSLKVSVVSDGKWICVGIFGDSAFYPITNHEKSALGIMHIK
- a CDS encoding DUF2877 domain-containing protein, coding for MILVNCLEKKFNIISIGDCIEDGEYLLHSSFNNSINFYKGDKILTIGNTFIGRGPTNIISNDISIFRNIHCINKKRELIIFEEFKFEIDNSKIYESKLKIDEFNIEKLYNNINLFENYVKIFSNGKGLSPLLGFNFYENDVLSNKFIFKIKNGIEKIISGNLINGINEIKGVGIGLTPSGDDFIYGFLVGINIFEIIQRKKFQNIKKLIYETAKSDNLISNNFLYFASEGMFFEKTKNLIISLFFGNESQLLESTTKILQIGETSGVDFCVGLIFALKKGGEDVCKRFN
- a CDS encoding xanthine permease, with amino-acid sequence GNGSTSYSENIGAIGLTRVAARRVIRAGAIIMIVLPLIGKLFAVFASLPQPVVGAMYVGLFGLISAVGLNNLQYVNLNNSRNLFILGLSLFGGLSFPAAFSSIRDSFSKKLAEQGASFGVVLGLIIFTILSTPMAVSAIIGILLDNLLPGATREERGFGYWEREATEEAWQKAEAEWAKMKEGEERKLAGFEASQQ
- a CDS encoding fdrA domain protein, encoding MAVSDLFKKELKVINVGLLSFKESLEQTGFKVIQVDWSPPAGGDEEALEALKKLMNLGK